A window of Macaca mulatta isolate MMU2019108-1 chromosome 7, T2T-MMU8v2.0, whole genome shotgun sequence genomic DNA:
ATAACCACACAGTGCCCTCGAATGGTGGTAGTTTTGCAGGAAATCTAGCAGAACACATAAACACAACAACATCAGACTCATGTAGTTATCAGAACAATGCATTTGAAGAAGCAGAAAGATACACACTAGACTCTTAGCCATGGTTACTTCTGAAGAGGAGTTTTCAAGGAGGAGTGGGGGATGAATAAAGAAGACCTCTTCCTCTTTATATACTTAcatgtagtttgtttgttttattttaatagcaaGTATCTATTCACATATTAAATTTTTCAAAGGCATATATATCCATCTCTCAACTTCAACCAAGAAAAGCTTTTGCCTTCCAACTTAATagagtaatataaataaataaataagtgattaGGCAAATAGCGTAAGAGAAAGAATGATGTGAATCAGATGAGGAGGAAACTCAGGCATTGTGGCAGGTAGACCACATGAGCCATCTGCTCATTAGGAGCCTGGAGGCACAAAAAGCCTATGTGAAGGTGCTGTACTGGCAGAGACATGGCCAGTGTGGTACCCGCGGGCTGGCGGAGCATCAAGACTGGGATACCTACCTCTTCTTATTTGTGAAGGGCCCCTCAAGCAACACATAGGTTGAAGATTTTGAGTCCAGGAATTAGGGAActgacaaaaaaatcaaaatagaaaactcAGGTTTGACAAACCTCAGCTGAGAAAACTTTGGTCTGAGCTTTATTTCCTAACATTTGTGAGCAAAAATGCAATCCCCTTCTCCATTCTCTGCCTCCTATCAGTTCAACCAGAGGGAAGGGAATAGCATGGCATTATTCTGAATAAGAATATGAATTCTGACATCTGCTGGAAAAGTGAGGACTACAACCTGGAAAGGGATAACTAGATTGATTTTGTTTTACAATTGTTTTCACTGTCCCTACCCCATCAACCCCCATTACAATAatcacacatatttattttggGAAAACTGTAAAAAGAAGAATCTGAAACCACTCATAATCCCACTGCCTAGAATAAGGATGAACATTTTGGTGTGTTTCCTAATAGTCTTTTTGATGCACACCAATAACAACACATGAAACAATTATTTATGAGGCGACCTGTTCATTACACGTGAGTCATTGCTAAATGCTGAGGACACAGCagtgaagaaaataattcaaactttTTCTAAGGAATGTAGAGTTCTACATTTGTGGTAAGTGCTGTGCAGTCAACATAATAACATCTtgcatttaaacaaatatttactctATGCTAGGCATTATGTTAACTGCTTTTCATGTGGATGTTTTATACATACTCTCTTAGGCAGTCTTTACAATGACCCTATGAGGTAGGTTACTACTATCCCCTCTCCCCCCGTGACACATTATTACAGACGCAGAAACTAACTCAGCAATGTTAGATAAGTTGGCCAAGTCAATATAAGTTGGGATCAGGTTGGGATATGACTGTACCCAGACCCTGTAACAAGCATGCTGCACAGATCtgctataaaatatataacattttttccctcttcttcctttgcTAGGTTTGATTGCTACTGTGGCATAGGTACTCTAAACTGTAGCCAATATGATGGATGATGACACTGAATTAAGGACTGATGGAAACTCTTTGTTAAAGGctgtgtggctggggaggctcaGGTTGACCAGACTGCTGTTGGAAGGGGGAGCTTATATCAATGAAAGCAATGACAAAGGCGAAACAGCtctcatggtggcatgcatcacCAAGCATGTGGACCAGCAAAGCATCAGCAAGTCCAAGATGGTGAAGTACCTGCTGGACAACAGGGCAGACCCCAATATCCAAGATAAGTCTGGCAAGACTGCCCTCATCCATGCCTGTATCAGAAGAGCCGGGGGAGAAGTGGTCTCCTTATTACTGGAGAATGGAGCAGACCCCAGCCTTGAGGATCGCACTGGGGCTTCGGCTCTGGTTTATGCAATAAATGCAGATGACAAGGATGCATTGAAACATCTCCTTGATGCCTGCAAAGCCAAAGGGAAGGAGGTGATTATTATAACAACAGATAAATCGTCTTCAGGCACCAAAACTACCAAACAGTATCTTAATGTCCCTCCTTCACCCAAAGTAGAAGACAGGCATTCACCTCCACTGTATGCATCTCCCTCTGACATAGAGCTGAAGTCTCCAGGCCTGGACTCTCCACTTACGGAGAAGGAAGATGACTTCTTCAGCCTCCAAGTAGGGCATCCAAGCAGTTGTAACACCTCCAAGGCTGTTAATGAGCCTGGGTCACCCACTAGGAAGGTCAGTAATCTCAAAAGGGCCCGTTTGCCCCAACTGAAGAGGCTCCAGTCTGAACCTTGGGGCCTGATCGCGCCCTCGGTGCTGGCAGCCTCAACGCGTCAGGATGAGACCCGTGGTGCCAGCACAGAAAACGAGGTCATCAAGAGCATCAGTGATGTGTCCTTCCCTAAAAGGGGGCCCCTCTCCAGAACCAACAGTATCGATAGCAAAGACCCCACCCTCTTTCACACAGTCACAGAGCAGGTTCTGAAGATTCCAGTCTCTTCAGCACCGGCATCCTGGAAAGCAGCCTATGAAAAAGGTCAGACTCCCCACCCGCGTCTGGCCAGGAGAGGAACTCTGCCTGTTGACCAAGAGAAATGTGGTATAGGTCCATCAGGACCTTCTGCTCTCAAAGAGCCAGCATCCCTCAAATGGCTGGAAAATGACCTCTACGACTTAGATTTACAGCCAGGGCCTGACCCTCCCAACTCCATTTCCCTTGAATCTGGCAAAGGACCTTTAGATAGAAAGAAGCTCAACAGCTCTCACTTGTCTCTTTTCCACGGCTCTCGGGAGTCCCTGGACACTGTACCTAGCACATCCCCCAGCTCAGGACGCCGCAGGCCGCCACATCTTCTAGAACGACGAGGTTCTGGAACTCTGCTCCTTGATCGCATTTCTCACACTAGGCCTGGCTTCCTGCCGCCTTTAAATGTGAATCTGAACCCACCTATTCCGGATATTAGATCTAGCAGCAAACCTTCTTCCCCTCTTACTAGTGGCTTAAAATCTATGGTTCCTGTTGCTCCAAGTTCACCAAAGAGAGTTGACTTAAGAAGTAAAAAGAAGCTCCTCAGAAGGCATTCTATGCAAATCGAACAAATGAAGCAGCTGTCTGATTTTGAAGAAATCATGACCTAGAAGCTTTAGAAAGGCTTAAAATAATCAATATAGTTTACGGAAGGGACTATGGATGAGACTGCTTCCTGATCATTCCTTAATGTTGAAGTGTGGCCACTTCAGAAGATATAAAAGCAGAATGCTGCTTCACTTCTGAGAATAATCCCTGGGTTTTTAAAGGCCTCCTTGAAAAGAACTCACGATAATTGggttttaaagataaatttttaaaaattctgcaaaGGAAGAAAGCCTTTGGAGTTCAGCGGTAACACAGCAAGTACAATGATCTAAGCTGAGGACATCAGTAATTTTCTatcagacaaacagaaaacaagaatttAAATCAGGAGGTAATATTTGGAGTATGTCATTTGTAATAAATCTATAAAGTGCCTACATAGAAAATGAGGCTTTAACATTTGTTAGAATGTACAAAAGCCCCAAACCAATCCCTCAGTGACTAAATCTGGGTGTCTGGGTTCTATCTGATGGAGTAGAAGCAGAATTCCCCCATGGAAGAGGCTCtggcctgtgggtcctggctctGACTCTGTCAGGGCACTGTAATTCGTGGTGTGGTTGAACTCATTCAGCAATCCAGTAATATATTTTGTTCACATACTAATTTGTATGTGCTCTGAGTACCCAAATATCCCATCTATGTGGCCCCTGAATTATGATATGTCATGGTAGCTTATGCCTTAGAGACAAATCTTGCTCCAGAAATGAAACTTTCCCAAGACCCCtcccctgacacaggctcttgtGTTGAAATCTTGTGAAAAACAGTCAAGGTTAACTAACTTGGAGTTGAATGTGATACAATTATAGATTACAGATATAAGGAGCATTTCCATATTATTCTTAAAACTCGACGAGATCTACCCAAACCAGAATGATAACTGAGGAGGGGTTGTGCATAGTTTAAACGGTAAAGTGGGTGGTTCTCAGGTGAGAAGCAGTGAGGACAATTCACTTTGCAGCCTAAAAATTTTAGGGGATGCAAACTATCATTTCCCCCTCAGTCATCTAGataattgaagaaaaatgtggtttcttctctttctgaacTATCTAGGTGAGAGGAGATTTGTACAAATAACGTGCACAACCCTTTTAGGCTGCTTTGAGCAAACCCAAGAAGGAAAGCAGAGACTTAGCACGTTTGATATAATGTAGCCATATCTTAGATGAATATATTTTTGGTTACTTCCATTTATGTTTCCTCTTGTGCTGCTGAGATCTATTTGTTCTATGGTTAAAAAGTTCACTAGTTCCTGAGGACAGCATCATGTAAAGGAAAGAGTAAGGGCTTTGAGCTTGACATGTCTGGGTTTGCATACCAGTCTgatcatttaccagctgtgtgaccttgagcaggcaGCTTAACTTCTCTGCATCtctgttccctcatctgtaaaataggattaCTAATGCTGCACCTTATAAGGTTGtggtgaaaattaaatgacacaATGTATGAAAGTGCCtgccattgtgcctggcacagGTAGAAGTCACTGAAAAAGAAGTAgctaattttaatgtatttcttgaGACTGCTGAAGCAATATCTCAAATAATACACATGCTACACAAAATGGAATAAAGTTTCTCTGGAAAAGTTCAAGTATCTCCATGAGATCCCCAGTTATTTTTATAAGTACTGATCTCTAAACTCATGTGTAAAGTAAAAAATTCTGCCACATAAACTCTACATATTATACAATTTTTCTATAACTACGTTTGCTAGAAATTTATCTGAATATTCCAAACAAAAGTGTTAATGATggttaaacaaaacaaacttggAGTTGTTTGGAGGGCTGTCTGTGCTGTGTGtcgtaggatgtttagcagcgtTTCTGGCCTCCACTCACTAGATAGCAGTAACACCCtctccccagttgtgacaaccaaaaatgtctctagacaagGCCAGATGTCTCCTGGGTGCATCACCTCCGTTGATCTCCACTGCTAGACCTATTGTATACGTCAAGAACAACAAAGCTGTATGGAAATGTGAGTGCTGACTGGCCAGCTAAGCTCTCCTGTTAAGACAATTCAAATTGTGCTTTAGTAAGATGACTAATCAATACTAGTGTTGGGCCTTCAGGATTCTTGGCCAACACACTCCAACATGAGTGCTAATGGTCTCATACTTTgtaggaagggaagaaaataagaaaagcacaaaaattagcaaaaatcTATAGCTCATGAACGTGGTTTAGTGTGGACAACTCTGTTATTTTCAGAACCATTTAATCATTAATAGTTCTTACCGAGTAGAAGCTATGCCGGGCAAAGAAACAACTTTCCAGTGCATTAAAAAGAGAATCATATGacaaccatcattctcagcagctcattaaatgcaaacacacacatgcacacacacagagaacacaTTTTCCATACTTTTCCAGCTGTTGTTAGTGTCAGTTAAAACTGACCTCTGGTGGTAGTATCCAGCTGTGAGTTTAGCAAGACACTGCATCgcagcaattttttttctaaaccttTAGCTAAGATTTGGAAACCCAATATTTCCTAAGTAGTGAATGTGGTCCATTTATAGTAATTAGCTTAGGTGAAACACCAAACATGATGAGTTGCTCATTCAGGATAGCCAGTCCATTGCACAAATGTGTAATATCAGGTACTCTCATGCCACTCATTGCCTGCATCAGTCAGTCATGACCTTTGCATCAGCCTTTCAATAGACAGTCATCAGGATAGTATCTTATCTCATCACTACTTGACGATGAGTTAGCTGAATTAGACTGTTCTATACCAGTACAACAACCAAAATACTTTCTCATAGATTATGCATACATATGCAATTTTGTCCATGTCAATGAACCTCAtaagaatgctttttaaaagtatattttagatTCAAATATGATTTCTAGATCAGAGGTTAGCTTGTCGTTTTGGAATCCTGGAGTCACTTACAAGTTAGCTGCAAACTATAGTTTCAGTAATTCAACTGCTTAAGCGTTTCTGGACTGtttatcaaaatatattacagaatGTGAGACTAAAGTTTAAAGTCTGGACCTTTGGTTTAATTTCTAGACAttccaaagcttttttttttttctttttaaaaaacccattGTCAACTCTCTTAGAACTTCATCAGTAAATGGTACCTTGCAAATGTAGGTTGTGTCTgacctttctcctttttctgtgtTGGTGCCTCCGATGTATCATGTGCTGCTTGAACTGATTCTCTACAGTGTTCAATCCTAGTCTCAAGCTGATGATGTGCTCAGAGATGTATCAAAATCCATGTAATGACACCATTTAGATGTTTCTAATATGTCAATAAATTATATATTGCAATCCTAAAATAgtattttccactttttctcaGTGCAATCTCAAGTATTACCTTTTCCTTAAGATGAATTGACATGACTGCCTAGTAACATCAACCAAACACCCAATATTTTATGAACACACAATTTACAAAATTAGATTTTAATCAGACAAGTATTATGGTATCTCTCCTGGTTAAAAAAAGCACAGCCCAATGAATGAGAAGGTGCATTGCCACTCTGAGGGGTGAGTTTCTTTACGTGGCCCCTGATGCTCAACCCCTCAGGGCTGCACCTGCCATCTGCTAGTGGCAGGGACTTATCATCAGTGGATATCCCTCCTTGGGCCCTATTTCTAATGTTCATAAGTGTTAATGTAAGCTGATTTCCATGAGCTCTTATTCAAGGGCAGGACAGCAAGTATAAAGTGAATTAGCTTGACGGTCTCTGTGGTCTCTTAAATTTTTGTACTCTGTACTTCAAATTTTATTCAGACTCGCTGATTCTCTGGACTGTTCCAATCCAGAACAGGTACTCTGGAGATTACCCTTAGGTTATCTCCTAGACTACTGAAATAAACTCAGTTAAGTAAAAAAAAGGACTAGTTTTAGGATGTTTATTCCCCCACTTCTAACTTTAGGAAAGAGGCCCATATTGTTTCCAGATCCTTTGAGGAGAGATTATGAGGCACAGTCTAATTCAGATTACGCCCAAGATTGAATGCACTCCCTCCTCTAAGGTCAGCCACTTTGACCTTGTCACTCACTGTTTCTCAAGTATCTCCTTGAGATCCccagttatttttataaatattgatcTCTAAACTCATTTGTAAAGTAAAAATTTCTGTCACATAGGCTATACATATTATACCTTTTCTATAATTACAATTGCTAGAAATTTACCTGAATATTCTAAACAAAAGTGTGAATGATgatcaaataaaacaaatttggAGTTGTTTGGAGGGCTGTTTGAAGGCTTAGAAGTTTGGGGTTCCTTGAGTGGAACTTGCTCCTTTTCAGAGGAAAACCTTAGAGAGGAGTGGCATATGGTGCATCTTGGTAGGCAGGGCTGCGTTAAGCATGGCAGGAAGGCTTCTGAGTCACCTGCCTTGAAGAAACCCTGCTGCTTGGACAATGAACACATCAGCATGGTTATTAATGAGCATGAAGATCAATGGGCT
This region includes:
- the ANKRD34C gene encoding ankyrin repeat domain-containing protein 34C produces the protein MMDDDTELRTDGNSLLKAVWLGRLRLTRLLLEGGAYINESNDKGETALMVACITKHVDQQSISKSKMVKYLLDNRADPNIQDKSGKTALIHACIRRAGGEVVSLLLENGADPSLEDRTGASALVYAINADDKDALKHLLDACKAKGKEVIIITTDKSSSGTKTTKQYLNVPPSPKVEDRHSPPLYASPSDIELKSPGLDSPLTEKEDDFFSLQVGHPSSCNTSKAVNEPGSPTRKVSNLKRARLPQLKRLQSEPWGLIAPSVLAASTRQDETRGASTENEVIKSISDVSFPKRGPLSRTNSIDSKDPTLFHTVTEQVLKIPVSSAPASWKAAYEKGQTPHPRLARRGTLPVDQEKCGIGPSGPSALKEPASLKWLENDLYDLDLQPGPDPPNSISLESGKGPLDRKKLNSSHLSLFHGSRESLDTVPSTSPSSGRRRPPHLLERRGSGTLLLDRISHTRPGFLPPLNVNLNPPIPDIRSSSKPSSPLTSGLKSMVPVAPSSPKRVDLRSKKKLLRRHSMQIEQMKQLSDFEEIMT